Within Helicoverpa zea isolate HzStark_Cry1AcR chromosome 17, ilHelZeax1.1, whole genome shotgun sequence, the genomic segment GGGCTAAGTGTAGTTGCAGTTTAGTTCATGTTAATCATTGGCTTTCACGATTCGCCGCCACGTGCATTTATGTCTAAATttctatgtacatatataattatgtatatttaaattatatgtgtaaattgtttgtttatagtTAGTGCCAAAATGTATCATATCCATGTGTAGGTATATTTCAATGTCTAAAAAAATCAGATCATCCAGAAGATATTTATAGATAGCAAAATAGACAAGATACATAGTCAAACTTGAACATATTTTTCGACTCTTATATTTGCAAAGGAAGATGGAAGCATTTGGGTAAATATTTGAAGCATTccaactttgtttttatttaggatcaatatttttttatgaaaagtgTGAGAGGCGCTTTCCTCCAATTTATGGGTGCTTTTCACTCGCATTTATGTATCCGTTGTTGTTCACCACCAGCATTCTTCAGGTAGCTATTCATTAGGTAAATTACATAGTTTCAAGTTTATCTTTTAGACATCGCTTTTGGGTGGTGCAACGGCCTTACAATGTTTTCCaacgtaatatttttacaaacataaaatgatTCAGTTGTCTGTCAGTTGAATAAAGCACACAAAGTAATGtaaaattagatttatttaaGGCATTGGTTTGGTAAGGAGTCGCTACGACTCCTATAGGATatcaatatgaataaaaaaacttaaaaaaatggtGGTTCCAGTATACACTttcactaataaaaaaatatgttaagatcatttgttttattatcgaATCCTATAAACtatgtaagtatgtttataATTCATAACAACAACAGTTactatattaattttgttctaggaatgtcaaaaaaatattaaataccttTTCAGGGTCTTATGTGTTAACTATAGATTTAGTTTTATTGCTGCGTTAGTTTACAATCAGTATAagtacaaaatacataattattcatAATAATGAAACACGTGTTTATAAGAGAGCGCTTGTACGTTTCACTAAGCCTCTTACAACCCATTagataactataaaaataaatataaaccgtcttaccacaaaaactttttaacgtcagtttaagacttgtctaaaaaaatgtcaaattatgacgttgacataaggttcattttggagacacatttttttagacaagtgtagaacagttgttaaagtttttgtatagTAAGGCCAAAAGAGTTCGTTTCGCCACTTCTGGTAGgaattatataacaaattattgtaaaatacaTAGATTACTTTAACGCAAGTCGCGTTAAACATATCCAAAAGTGCTGGAACAAGccataaataaagttaaacttTAAATGGACGTTGCTAAACACATGATGATCACAATACATTCATGGCATAGTCTCACAATTCACTATATCATTTAAAACACAATATACCTCAGGTAACTATACAATTTGTATATCACAGTCTTGACTTGTAAGTGAACATTCGGGCTAGCCAGTTCGTTATATGCGCTAGAGCTTCTATTTGCGCAATGGTAGCTAACGCTTGGACACTGAACACTGTTGCTACGAAATCGTACAGCAGTTTTGGAGAAAACACGCTCCATACGAACAGATGGTCTCTGAAGATGGTTGCTATTACACAGTATATTACTACGGAATACACTCGGTGTAATGCGAGGATGTTTGTTGCTCGCCATGTTGTTTGTAAGTAcctgaaaaaatatacaaaatttaataaaattcaacTGCTTCTTCTGATCCTGAGTTCATGGCTTAGTAACGGCTTCGCGGATCGGTCGATCATAAGCTATTTATTCTTTGCGCGGACGGCCCGTGAGTGGGTGACAATCTTGTCATGTTGAGATCTTTCGTATTTCGGAAAACTCTGCTGTTATTTGACATATTTATTTGGCaatcgttactggtagtcagatttcataaagtctgacaaccagccttaccaAGAGTTATCGATACTATCTGGTAGCCCAGGTAAAATTTGAGTTGAGGAGCTCAGAGAgcagtcgctgcttgtaaaacacttgtaATTGCTTCCAGACTTTAAGCCAACctgaacatagttgggaaaaggccaggcaggtgatgatgatgactcaagaagactggaagccgaactcAACACATTTTGTCAAAAGGCACCCTATATGTAAGTGCTACTAACTGTTGCCACGTATCACTATGCGCGGCCACAGTACAGAAGAGCGCGGCGCCGGCGATGGCGGGCCCCGCGTACGCGTGCAGCCCCATGCGCAGCGCCACGCGCACCGGGCAGTACTCGCGCAGCCCCACGTAGCCCGACCCCAGGTCTACTGACGACAAGCTGTTGGAGTTGCcctggaaaataataattaaggtgAGTGTTGACTCATTAAGCAGtatccgttttcccgcggtctcACCCGCcacccatgggaactacttagCAGGACAAAATAAAGCCTATGGTATTCAGGAACATTGTAGCATTGTAGCATTGTAGCATTATAGTATTGAAAGAATTATGGAAATCTGACACGGGGTTCCAAAGATTACCCctctacataatatataaacttaaaaattttacctctttataattttGGTATAGAAAAGATTCCTTTGCTTGCGCTAATCGAAGGAACTACTTACTGGAtcgaattgaaaaaataaaatgtgtgtttACATCATGGAGTAGCTACATAGGGGTAGGTAGTACAAAAGGAAATATAAAGAAAGTACTTAAGAGTGTTCGTACATaaagaagtatataaggaaaacACTTAAGGGCAGTACTAAAAGGTGTACATCTACATAGGGTTAATAAATGAGGGACTATATAGGGGTAGTATAcaccactattttttaattagtacacaaaaaaatgggGCTCTATCTGTACCCGTTACTGATCATATTTgtgtaatcaaaactaaaaaaaacgaaatcccaAAATTATCCAGGaaaaggacaatgccggattttgtatggaccctgtccccacccactaacagacttgaaactagtgtcatcggaagcgcatccttcgatagatcatgattatcgaaacgatttactccaaatgtatggggttttggaaacACACGACATTTTactatccttaataatcaattaacttcaagtttgttaaccaattactcggagttgcgtggaccgattttgaaataaaatgtcgtatatttccaaaaccccatacatttggagGAAATCGTTATGATAATCATGATATCAAAGGaggcgcttccgatgacactagtttcaagacTGTTGGTGGTGGTGAAGGTGTCCTTACGACATCCTACATTGCctcttcaaaccgattattttaattgatgataactcaaaaactgcttaaaaaatcttgatgaaaataaaatcggACTAGCTTTGAGATAGTTtccctacataaaaaaaatagattttaaatcggtccacgcaactccgagtaattggttaacaaacttgaagttaattgattattaaggatactaaattgtcttatagttcctaaaccccatacttttggaatatgtctccataataagaaatggtctattaaatgaggcgcatccaatgacactactttcaagtctgttggtgggtggggacgtttttaggcattgtcctttgtcttatttggtaaattcataattgaatcaagGGGGCAAGTTCGAGCGAGAGCACGCGAATGCGAGAGCGACAGAATGATTAATGATTACTACTATGAATAACTTGGAATTACCTGTACAATGTTTACATGAATTGAGTGACATTTTTGGATATAACTTATCGCTAATAACTTTGctgattatgaatattagtttttgaaactttgcatagataatactaagaactttttaaataagccctttaagtatttgcactaattaaaaaatacctgTGTAGAGGGAGTTTAGGGGgcgtacataacggagtatatagGACGAGTTCATAGCTTAGTACCTACATAGGGgaagtacataattaaataaatcttggactaattataaaattatctacTCACCTGATAAAAGAAGAACAGGATACCAATCCACATATGCACTAGAGTCCTACTAAGTATATCAACCACTTCAGTCTTTTTGCCGGACTTAGAGTCCAACAATTTATGGTCCATACACTCAGATGTTAGCACACACGTTATATAAATACTAGGCACCATTATCACATTGTGAGGCCTCATTAACAACACTACTATTAACATTAAATCATTCAACATTAAATGAGAAATTGATCGCACTAAATTTAATTTCACTTCATCGATGTTCCACGGTTCTTCTATCAGAGTTTCATAGAAGTAGTCTTCTGTTTTCGCCTTAGGCTTATTGTAAACGAATTTGTTGGCGCTTGTTGCGTTTCTTTCCACAGGTTTTAGACCACAGGACTTTAAAGCTCCTATGTATGATAGAATTTCTAGTATAAACTGAGCTATTAATATAGCCCAGAATATGCTGACTATTTGTACTGCGTCCCAGGTTTTGATTTCATCGATTGGTGTTTCTAGGGCTTTGGAAGTGATTCGGTAGCATAGTATGCAGACTACGGCTGCTATTGTCAATCCTGTTTGTATGTAAACCACGTTGTTTACGTAGCGGAGATTGTATAGACATATTGCTAAAGTCGCTATTGTTCCTGAAAATTAGAAAGTGGATTTATTAATATGTTGTAGTTACCAGTAGAGGTAAACAAAATCAGTTTGAATGAAAtcgctattaaaattaaaaataacataaatcgaCGAATTTAACGGTCTGAAAAATGCTAGAAACTGATAGCATTTACCTACACATAGCGATGTCATAGTTTCAAAACTTccgtttttttaagttttagaaaTAACTCTGTTCGAATTTTGAGCAAGTTGTGTTATGTATTCTTACCTATTACTAAATGAGCTTGAAGATAAAAGGCATTTTCAGGTGCGTTCAGCCAATCCGCGGTGTCTGGTAAGAATAGCCACCGATCTCCAGTTTGATTCATTGTTCTTAGATACCtgagaaaacaaaacaacatcaaGTATATTTGCCACAAGTATGACTGGACGAGACAAGCAAGAAGTTTCATTCATTGCCACTACGAAGAAGAGAACTGGGTAAATAAAGTATAAGTACAATATTGGGAGGCACATGCCACCCAAACAGTTAAGGGGGGTGTTTTgaaaccgacttctcaaaatgTCAGTTTCTTTTTTAATCGTGGTATTCGGTTTTAAAGACAAGGGAAAAATGCTCTcgtcaacaataaaaaaaaacatattaataaaatcttacCTATGTAAAGCAATAAGCATCACCCATTTAGGTAATATCCCGACTCCAACCGCACTCATTCTTTGCGCCAATTCCGGTTTCTCTTGCACCTCCGTAGCTCCCGTCCACTTTTTACTCAAATACATTAACAAAACCACCACAGTTCTAACAAGAACGAAGAACATTAACGTATTCCAAAAGTAGTACCAAGTCATATGTTCTTCTTCAATGAAACTCGTACCTAGGAACGACCAGCAATGGAATATGGTTGCACCAATTAAGAGATAATCTGTACTGTTTAATTCTGTTAAAGTAGATAAATCTTTGATGCGTTCTATACCagttttaatgataaaatatgtgGTGGTGAAAACGCAGGCTATAGCGGTTAAAACTAGTATCCAAGGGGACGTGAAATGGCAGACTTGGCTTTTGGTTTCGGTGATGAAACACGCGGTGGTCAGTATGGCACTCGTTATGGAGAATATAACGAAGAAGGCGATGATGTAGCCGGCGTTGGATCTGTGGTGGGAGTGGGAGGTCATACTGGTCTTGCGACGGGCGTCGGGTTGGAATGAGTATAGAGTCACGAAAAGGAGTGATGTGGCGATCTGGAACAAGTGTTTACttcaagtaaatatttatgcTTTTATTCTGAAAATAGTGTCTCGAGAAACTACTTAAAATACAGAtgagatttatttttgtgtttgttaaCCAACTTTCCAAAAAGGAAGAGGTGCTCAATTAAGaggtttctatttttttagaatatagcctatgctacgTGTATTCCAAATCTGTAAATTCTCACGCTATGTATTTTGTACCACTTAGATCAGGAGGTAGTCTAAAAAGAACTATTAATATCAGACTTTTCAACAAAATTTTCTTCAATCCACATGAGTAATtaggacaaaaaaaatataaacacctCGAGTCTTTACTTACCAAATAAAGCACAACAATAGCCATCCCAATAGCAAACATATCGAACTCAGTCTTTGTATCTGTTAGGAACTCCGACATCTTCTCTAGCGAGTCTTCGTAGAACTCCCGAGCTATCTTGGCGGCGCTCTGCTGTCCGGTGGCCAGGTAGTGAGCGAATTGCTTCTCAGCACGTTGGAACTGCTTGTAGAATTCTGTGGACGAAGTGGAATTTTGTAACCGACTTATCAAAAACGAGGGGAGTGTTGTGTATGAGTTTTTTAGAGGATTTATATCTGTAACttgagttttaatttatttggggATATTGTTGTGATCCCTGAACATTGTATTGGAATAAGGGATGTTAATTAAAgttagaattaaataatttttgtttgagttTCCTGTGGTGCagttaattttttttgcaatgacGATGCGAACGGAAGATGCAGGTGACTATGAATCAGTCATCTGCGGTAAAGctagtatttttgttttcaatgaCGGCATGTACGAGAGGGAGGTGACTACAAATCACGTAGCATGAATTTCACTATCTCCACTTCTCTGTGATTCGCAGCTCAAGTCGgacctt encodes:
- the LOC124638558 gene encoding GPI ethanolamine phosphate transferase 2 isoform X1 — its product is MLSWIQHRWTGLCLLVTGLGALMLFLYGFFPLKYHSGKMSHMDDLPNFIDGVSIDGQQVYNSGENTVVLMVIDGLRYDFVTEEYMPYTGQLLKNKSGCIYVSVAEPPTVTMPRIKSPERKKEKAQWRRTINFWRDIFAMMTGSVSTFADVALNFGAPAVRGDSVLRVANARGRRTVMYGDDTWLRLFPGLWAEFDGTTSFFVTDYTEVDNNVTRHLDKILTPDEQKKPTFDFLVLHYLGLDHIGHLEGARSPKIKPKLLEMDEVVKKIFTAMQKWDRNGVLIVCGDHGMRDAGGHGGATPSEVLVPLVLARSDDFVCPHPLGRGPTVAQVDVAPSVSWLLGCPFPGDSGGRLLPALLPQDTRQHLYLLHVQAQHNAKQALPTDTEFYKQFQRAEKQFAHYLATGQQSAAKIAREFYEDSLEKMSEFLTDTKTEFDMFAIGMAIVVLYLIATSLLFVTLYSFQPDARRKTSMTSHSHHRSNAGYIIAFFVIFSITSAILTTACFITETKSQVCHFTSPWILVLTAIACVFTTTYFIIKTGIERIKDLSTLTELNSTDYLLIGATIFHCWSFLGTSFIEEEHMTWYYFWNTLMFFVLVRTVVVLLMYLSKKWTGATEVQEKPELAQRMSAVGVGILPKWVMLIALHRYLRTMNQTGDRWLFLPDTADWLNAPENAFYLQAHLVIGTIATLAICLYNLRYVNNVVYIQTGLTIAAVVCILCYRITSKALETPIDEIKTWDAVQIVSIFWAILIAQFILEILSYIGALKSCGLKPVERNATSANKFVYNKPKAKTEDYFYETLIEEPWNIDEVKLNLVRSISHLMLNDLMLIVVLLMRPHNVIMVPSIYITCVLTSECMDHKLLDSKSGKKTEVVDILSRTLVHMWIGILFFFYQGNSNSLSSVDLGSGYVGLREYCPVRVALRMGLHAYAGPAIAGAALFCTVAAHSDTWQQYLQTTWRATNILALHRVYSVVIYCVIATIFRDHLFVWSVFSPKLLYDFVATVFSVQALATIAQIEALAHITNWLARMFTYKSRL
- the LOC124638558 gene encoding GPI ethanolamine phosphate transferase 2 isoform X2, with translation MLSWIQHRWTGLCLLVTGLGALMLFLYGFFPLKYHSGKMSHMDDLPNFIDGVSIDGQQVYNSGENTVVLMVIDGLRYDFVTEEYMPYTGQLLKNKSGCIYVSVAEPPTVTMPRIKAMMTGSVSTFADVALNFGAPAVRGDSVLRVANARGRRTVMYGDDTWLRLFPGLWAEFDGTTSFFVTDYTEVDNNVTRHLDKILTPDEQKKPTFDFLVLHYLGLDHIGHLEGARSPKIKPKLLEMDEVVKKIFTAMQKWDRNGVLIVCGDHGMRDAGGHGGATPSEVLVPLVLARSDDFVCPHPLGRGPTVAQVDVAPSVSWLLGCPFPGDSGGRLLPALLPQDTRQHLYLLHVQAQHNAKQALPTDTEFYKQFQRAEKQFAHYLATGQQSAAKIAREFYEDSLEKMSEFLTDTKTEFDMFAIGMAIVVLYLIATSLLFVTLYSFQPDARRKTSMTSHSHHRSNAGYIIAFFVIFSITSAILTTACFITETKSQVCHFTSPWILVLTAIACVFTTTYFIIKTGIERIKDLSTLTELNSTDYLLIGATIFHCWSFLGTSFIEEEHMTWYYFWNTLMFFVLVRTVVVLLMYLSKKWTGATEVQEKPELAQRMSAVGVGILPKWVMLIALHRYLRTMNQTGDRWLFLPDTADWLNAPENAFYLQAHLVIGTIATLAICLYNLRYVNNVVYIQTGLTIAAVVCILCYRITSKALETPIDEIKTWDAVQIVSIFWAILIAQFILEILSYIGALKSCGLKPVERNATSANKFVYNKPKAKTEDYFYETLIEEPWNIDEVKLNLVRSISHLMLNDLMLIVVLLMRPHNVIMVPSIYITCVLTSECMDHKLLDSKSGKKTEVVDILSRTLVHMWIGILFFFYQGNSNSLSSVDLGSGYVGLREYCPVRVALRMGLHAYAGPAIAGAALFCTVAAHSDTWQQYLQTTWRATNILALHRVYSVVIYCVIATIFRDHLFVWSVFSPKLLYDFVATVFSVQALATIAQIEALAHITNWLARMFTYKSRL